From the genome of Fusarium keratoplasticum isolate Fu6.1 chromosome 11, whole genome shotgun sequence, one region includes:
- a CDS encoding APH domain-containing protein, protein MASHQETFDDTRFKVFTWLNNTRYAASSLQPLVGGQANFTYHAKLLTPLEDGTTEVVVKHGEPYMARHPTNEITTHRCRVEAECLKELNSVEIHLNQLGGANCTVRTPRCFYYDDDTKTQIQQYLPNTVDLKTYIQTHFSWSTLKKLELPCRNVGKTLAEYISKFHLASEHMIQRTAMEGAQSPPKPFPALRSNDQMQSLKHMINYDWLLQRIDQFPEILSEARDVFYQVKLQALLQSDDKPIHGDFCPQNILLPDAPLDSQTNISLFVVDWENGQLGVENLDHGEMIGELYALWLSQKTDAALWVVQGYSDGLGPRPTDFVWRLAVQVGVHLLSFGTFGGSPAQAEDVARHGRDIVVNAWKKNRTWFDESELACLFARVEE, encoded by the exons ATGGCCTCACATCAAGAGACATTCGATGACACCCGTTTTAAGGTGTTTACGTGGTTGAATAATACTCGCTACGCGGCATCTTCGCTCCAACCTTTGGTCGGAGGCCAGGCTAACTTTACCTACCACGCCAAACTCTTGACTCCTCTTGAAGATGGGACGACTGAAGTTGTGGTCAAACACGGGGAGCCCTACATGGCAAGACATCCCACGAACGAGATCACAACACATAGATGC CGTGTTGAAGCTGAGTGCTTGAAGGAGCTCAACTCGGTAGAAATACACCTGAACCAGCTTGGCGGAGCGAATTGCACTGTCAGAACGCCGAGGTGCTTCTACTACGATGATGATACCAAGACTCAGATACAACAGTATCTTCCCAACACTGTTGATCTCAAGACGTACATCCAAACTCATTTCTCGTGGTCAACTCTCAAGAAACTTGAGCTGCCATGCCGTAATGTCGGCAAGACGCTGGCAGAGTACATCTCCAAGTTCCACCTCGCCAGCGAACATATGATCCAAAGGACGGCTATGGAGGGCGCTCAGTCTCCGCCGAAGCCATTTCCTGCGCTTCGAAGCAATGACCAGATGCAGTCACTTAAGCACATGATCAATTATGACTGGTTGTTGCAGCGAATTGATCAGTTCCCCGAGATTTTGTCCGAGGCGAGAGACGTATTTTACCAAGTCAAGCTACAGGCATTGCTTCAGTCTGATGATAAACCCATACACGGCGACTTTTGTCCCCAAAA CATTCTCCTTCCTGACGCGCCTCTTGATTCTCAAACCAACATCTCCTTGTTCGTCGTCGACTGGGAGAACGGCCAACTTGGCGTAGAGAACCTTGACCATGGAGAAATGATAGGGGAGCTTTACGCCCTGTGGCTGTCTCAGAAGACGGACGCGGCGCTCTGGGTGGTGCAGGGATACTCCGACGGACTTGGGCCAAGACCGACGGACTTTGTTTGGAGGCTTGCTGTGCAGGTGGGCGTCCATCTCTTGAGCTTTGGCACTTTTGGGGGTAGTCCGGCTCAAGCTGAGGATGTGGCGAGGCATGGAAGAGACATTGTTGTGAATGCCTGGAAGAAGAACCGAACTTGGTTTGATGAGAGCGAGCTTGCATGCTTGTTTGCTCGAGTTGAAGAATAG
- a CDS encoding F-box domain-containing protein — MSGLEASLSGESPADEDDYEQRHILAHLLKQKFKFPKWGPEQSGIDTLDLFIVCRNTFDAFDRLYSPVNQAADFVWQTRRYSSARQSPLEKLPSEILRDIVSALEITDQIAAALCSQYLGSTPFGSSASISV, encoded by the exons ATG AGCGGATTGGAAGCGTCACTGTCTGGAGAGTCTCCGGCAGACGAGGATGACTACGAACAGCGGCACATCCTGGCCCATCTGCTGAAGCAAAAGTTCAAATTTCCAAAATGGGGCCCTGAACAATCTGGGATAGACACCCTGGATCTCTTCATCGTTTGTAGAAACACCTTTGATGCCTTTGACAGACTGTACAGCCCCGTTAATCAGGCTGCCGACTTTGTCTGGCAAACTCGACGATATAGTTCAGCTCGGCAATCTCCTCTGGAGAAGCTTCCGTCAGAAATTTTGAGAGACATTGTGTCCGCTCTTGAGATCACGGATCAAATCGCTGCTGCTCTCTGTTCCCAGTACCTTGGGTCCACACCGTTTGGGTCATCCGCGAGCATCTCTGTTTAA